The following proteins come from a genomic window of Ignavibacteriota bacterium:
- a CDS encoding carboxypeptidase regulatory-like domain-containing protein, whose protein sequence is MKKFFQFILCCLMVVVLFTTTTSAQQNDQILGKGRELLNGYTQKPQPPAQPDKTPDQLWQEFYQAKAVSAQQKADEFNARFKSKPQSQQQPQQPSLEEARSKFAVKLDEAKELELRKSVGQSKTTSLVGATVSGTVYNDLNSNGVKDAGESGLQGWTINAYPYYSGGSYSAISDVDGNYTLTFSPFYYGYDYVYVVETTQSGWLVSNPSGGYYNYPLFYDNNNYPGYNFGNYQLQPSTFSGVKFHDLDGDGVKDAGEPGLPGWVIHVNNTYFDTTDANGDYSISAPVIGSVTLGEQLQAGWEQSLPGNNFTINVTNGSTHSNRNFGNWQPPLRVNTMPSYGVNGAYGNGLANQALTIWGNVDGGTPPYQYWLDYGDGNIDSGTVSNPHFIGAPHTYTTAGTRTMTLTVKDAVNAVDVDQSTIRIYAASTPQIETNMAIEHGLLYLYLNQQPNGSWTGDSYSYIGSTGLPLLSFEENGHLPTNDFNTDIYAEFVRMGLNYMLNLSSTMSISAQTAGNPDSDGDGLGAYLNYDNYANGVGLLALVAAHRTAASAQADIIRNGPHAGQSYYAFMVDAIDQLAYSQSESGNQRGGWRYNINTADYGSSDNSAVQWSALVFEAAQSTWGMTIPQFVKDELLIWLQYSQNANGGFGYTSGSEWLNIAKTGAGIVSLVSIGANSSNAAVVNAISFLDNNWDAGTYHESPDHKNGNMYAMYSVTKGMRLLDNRTGVTNVGSHNWYEEYRDVLLHHPTNGQQANGSWNDYYWVNGATNMGTAFGVLVLTQGVVVPPPIAVIDPISSKPPNTAFQVKGSNSYHLDPSKTIIEYLWDFDAADGTDFESPDAVGLNPTNPGYASNGTYTITLRVKDNSSPALYDLETATVVISNEANHAPVAVAIPPGGAPAYAGRVGEPILLDGSTSYDPDAPNDSVVAYNWDTNGDGMYGDANTDTATVVFANEYNGQVGLRVYDSHGDSSSNNAYITIVASRKDLYVESFAITENAVNAGSDIHLSATFKNDATSNSNVSNALVRFYSGNPFTTGTQIGSDSYVNLPIGASSTVNLTYTIPAIQPNGSMQFYAYIDPTLSIDEWDEANNYASDSVTIGIVCEPETTYFSASACSLYTLPWGGTVSESGNYTHTYSGSDECDSVVVAQVTINPNVSTEFSATACNSYELPWGGEPVTTSGDYSHTYQTVNGCDSVVTAHVTINLSTSSEFSATACDTYSLPWDTTVTTSGDYSHKFVGSNGCDSTVTAHITINYGAATEFSVSTEQNPYELPWGQMVTSSGDYSHAYVAANGCDSVVTAHVTILQGSISGTKYNDKNGNGSRDEGDNGLAGWVINLTGSATASATTDANGNYSFSNLTSGTYTVREVAQNGWTQTSTNPADINLTAGQNVSGVNFGNFQSVSLPVWKIGDSDGDGIHDDNEQGLSGWTIVATKGVSTKTVVTNANGTGSFTFGPSDAGTWTITEQMQNGWIRSFPQSGSHSVTVQSGSVSIADATFMNYQPASISGKKYEDIAGDSVTASDPTLNGWVIELYNGETLVAKDTTSGDGDYMFSNLAPGTYTVSEVLQSGWIQTIPASGSYAVTISSGSNVSGKDFANFKLGSISGTKYQDTDGDSTIDAGEPTLQGWLIQLWNGNSLVAEDSSDANGEYSFGGLTAGTYDVSEVQPSDDWYHTIPSTDSYTLSVTSGSVYAGKDFANVQFGTVSGYKFRDYDSTGTFDEVCEEYLAGQKIVLVGSHTAPETTVTDENGNFSFDPVPADNYTLKEAGDSYWRQTKPANGNPYSFQLLSNEDESGYVFGNFFILDTTKFRTFTVREYNKSAGARQKSGFAKKPTGGNVRDSVHINRGFDSPTGYMLAGVERPDSSLIYGWYYYKLDALHPYKASAAKHWLYNDQKLKYDSRKQKQKYPTDYITAYGENVAESEIGNALNYGQILFLTFKTNIAASDLGITTPGYGELVYACPKNADFSDSVLVGKTLREISHFYDTVLTMGRKIVKLSASVSDTTYRYGRSYLRVLDSVMLRLNKEFSQDLSKSLSTTNAVVDTISTKPLAVKGRKSLYKASYLHSIPEVAFSLQRFERKFGQSDVQPLTYRLEQNYPNPFNPMTMIQFELEVPSNVTLKIFNLLGQEIGSLLNNQELEEGLQEIEFDATSLPTGVYFYRLEAEGLDADGIKHTFNSVKKMMLVR, encoded by the coding sequence ATGAAAAAGTTCTTTCAATTTATACTTTGTTGTTTGATGGTTGTCGTGTTGTTTACAACCACAACGTCAGCGCAACAAAACGATCAAATCCTAGGGAAGGGAAGGGAGTTGCTGAATGGTTATACGCAAAAACCACAGCCTCCCGCACAGCCGGATAAAACTCCCGACCAATTATGGCAAGAGTTCTATCAAGCGAAAGCAGTATCTGCTCAACAAAAGGCAGATGAATTTAACGCGCGGTTCAAATCGAAACCTCAATCTCAACAGCAACCGCAACAACCTTCATTAGAAGAAGCGCGAAGTAAATTTGCTGTCAAATTAGATGAAGCAAAAGAGTTAGAGTTAAGAAAATCTGTTGGTCAATCTAAAACCACATCCCTTGTTGGAGCAACGGTTAGTGGAACTGTCTACAATGACCTTAACAGTAACGGTGTAAAAGATGCAGGTGAATCTGGTTTACAAGGATGGACTATTAATGCATATCCTTATTATTCGGGTGGTAGCTATTCTGCTATATCCGATGTTGACGGAAATTACACGCTTACGTTCTCACCATTCTATTATGGATATGACTATGTTTACGTAGTTGAAACCACTCAATCCGGTTGGTTAGTATCGAATCCGAGCGGAGGTTATTATAATTATCCTCTTTTTTATGATAACAATAATTATCCCGGATATAATTTCGGAAATTACCAGCTACAACCCAGCACATTTTCCGGTGTTAAATTTCATGACTTAGATGGTGATGGCGTAAAAGATGCCGGTGAGCCAGGTCTGCCAGGGTGGGTTATTCATGTCAACAACACCTACTTTGATACAACAGATGCGAATGGTGATTATTCAATCAGCGCGCCCGTTATTGGTAGTGTCACACTCGGTGAGCAACTTCAGGCTGGCTGGGAACAATCTCTCCCCGGAAATAACTTTACCATCAATGTCACTAATGGAAGTACACACTCAAACCGCAATTTCGGTAACTGGCAGCCGCCGCTTCGTGTCAACACGATGCCGAGTTATGGCGTCAATGGCGCGTATGGAAACGGTCTTGCAAATCAGGCATTAACTATTTGGGGAAATGTTGATGGAGGAACGCCACCGTACCAATATTGGCTTGATTACGGCGATGGTAACATAGATTCAGGAACAGTATCCAATCCGCATTTTATTGGCGCGCCGCACACATACACAACTGCAGGAACGCGTACAATGACACTGACTGTGAAGGATGCAGTGAACGCAGTGGATGTTGACCAATCAACGATTCGTATTTATGCCGCTTCAACGCCTCAGATTGAAACGAACATGGCAATTGAACACGGGTTACTCTATTTATATCTCAATCAACAACCAAATGGTTCATGGACCGGAGATTCTTACAGTTACATCGGTTCAACCGGATTGCCCTTACTATCATTTGAAGAAAACGGACATTTACCGACAAACGATTTTAACACGGATATTTATGCAGAATTTGTCCGCATGGGATTAAATTATATGCTTAATCTCTCTTCTACAATGTCAATCTCTGCCCAGACCGCAGGGAATCCTGATTCTGATGGAGATGGACTCGGTGCATACTTAAATTATGACAACTATGCAAACGGTGTCGGCTTACTCGCACTTGTTGCCGCTCATCGAACTGCCGCAAGCGCACAGGCGGATATTATTCGAAACGGTCCTCATGCAGGACAATCTTATTACGCTTTCATGGTTGACGCAATTGACCAACTCGCATATTCACAAAGCGAAAGTGGTAATCAACGGGGCGGTTGGCGCTATAATATTAACACTGCCGATTATGGTAGTAGTGATAACTCTGCGGTGCAATGGAGTGCGCTTGTTTTCGAAGCGGCTCAAAGCACGTGGGGCATGACAATTCCTCAGTTTGTCAAAGATGAATTACTGATTTGGTTACAATATTCACAGAACGCGAACGGTGGGTTTGGTTATACCAGTGGTTCCGAATGGCTCAATATTGCAAAGACGGGTGCTGGAATTGTCTCTCTTGTTTCTATCGGCGCTAATTCCTCAAATGCCGCTGTGGTGAATGCTATCTCGTTTTTAGATAACAATTGGGATGCTGGTACGTATCACGAGAGCCCGGACCATAAAAACGGAAATATGTACGCCATGTATTCTGTTACAAAAGGTATGAGACTCCTTGATAACAGAACAGGTGTAACAAACGTCGGTTCACACAACTGGTACGAGGAATATCGTGATGTCCTTCTTCACCATCCTACCAACGGTCAGCAAGCAAATGGAAGTTGGAATGATTATTACTGGGTGAACGGCGCCACAAATATGGGAACAGCATTTGGTGTTCTTGTCCTCACGCAAGGTGTTGTCGTACCTCCGCCAATTGCAGTTATTGACCCAATAAGTTCGAAACCACCGAACACAGCGTTTCAGGTGAAGGGTTCTAACTCGTATCATTTAGATCCTTCAAAAACAATTATCGAGTATCTCTGGGATTTTGATGCCGCAGATGGAACCGATTTTGAATCTCCGGATGCAGTTGGTTTGAACCCGACAAATCCTGGATACGCATCAAACGGTACGTACACAATTACATTACGTGTCAAAGACAATAGTAGTCCAGCACTATATGACTTGGAAACAGCGACAGTTGTTATCTCTAATGAAGCCAACCATGCACCGGTTGCAGTTGCTATTCCTCCAGGCGGGGCACCGGCATACGCAGGCAGAGTGGGAGAACCAATTCTTCTGGATGGCTCCACATCGTACGACCCCGATGCACCGAACGATTCCGTTGTTGCATACAACTGGGATACAAATGGTGACGGTATGTATGGAGATGCAAACACTGACACTGCAACGGTTGTTTTTGCCAACGAATACAACGGTCAGGTCGGACTTCGTGTGTATGATTCGCATGGAGATTCAAGCAGCAACAACGCGTACATCACAATTGTTGCTTCACGAAAAGATTTGTATGTAGAATCGTTCGCCATTACCGAAAATGCCGTGAATGCCGGAAGTGATATTCATCTCTCCGCTACATTCAAGAATGATGCTACTTCTAACAGCAATGTTAGTAACGCTCTCGTGAGATTCTATTCGGGAAATCCATTTACAACCGGAACTCAGATTGGAAGTGATTCGTATGTCAATCTTCCTATCGGTGCATCATCAACAGTCAATCTGACATATACGATTCCTGCAATTCAGCCAAATGGTTCGATGCAATTTTATGCATACATTGACCCGACGCTGAGCATTGATGAATGGGACGAAGCAAACAACTATGCATCTGATTCAGTTACGATAGGAATTGTTTGTGAACCGGAGACTACGTATTTCTCTGCTTCTGCTTGCAGTTTATATACGTTGCCGTGGGGCGGAACAGTCTCCGAGTCCGGTAATTACACGCATACATATTCCGGCTCAGATGAATGTGACAGCGTTGTTGTTGCCCAGGTGACTATCAATCCGAATGTCAGCACAGAATTTTCTGCTACCGCATGTAATAGTTATGAACTACCTTGGGGTGGTGAGCCGGTAACAACTTCAGGAGATTATTCACACACATATCAGACTGTGAATGGTTGTGATAGTGTAGTGACCGCACACGTGACAATTAACCTCAGTACAAGTTCAGAGTTTTCTGCAACGGCATGTGATACCTATTCACTCCCGTGGGATACGACGGTAACAACCTCCGGCGATTACAGTCATAAGTTTGTCGGCTCAAATGGTTGTGACAGCACAGTGACTGCACACATCACAATCAATTACGGTGCTGCTACTGAATTTTCAGTAAGTACAGAACAAAATCCATACGAATTACCATGGGGTCAAATGGTCACAAGCTCTGGTGATTACAGCCACGCATATGTTGCGGCAAATGGATGTGACAGTGTTGTAACAGCGCATGTTACTATTCTTCAAGGTAGCATCAGCGGTACAAAGTACAATGATAAAAACGGCAACGGTTCACGGGATGAAGGAGATAACGGATTGGCAGGTTGGGTCATCAACTTGACCGGTTCTGCAACTGCTTCTGCTACAACCGATGCAAATGGAAATTATTCTTTTAGCAATCTTACCTCCGGAACATATACAGTTCGTGAAGTTGCACAGAATGGTTGGACACAGACAAGTACAAATCCTGCAGATATTAACTTAACTGCCGGTCAAAATGTATCGGGTGTTAATTTTGGTAATTTCCAGAGTGTCTCACTTCCGGTTTGGAAAATCGGGGATTCAGACGGTGATGGTATACATGATGATAACGAACAAGGACTTTCCGGTTGGACGATTGTTGCAACGAAAGGCGTTTCAACAAAGACAGTTGTAACAAACGCGAACGGAACAGGTTCATTCACTTTCGGTCCTTCTGATGCAGGCACATGGACAATCACCGAGCAAATGCAGAATGGATGGATTCGTTCATTCCCGCAAAGCGGTTCACATTCGGTAACAGTTCAATCCGGTTCGGTAAGCATCGCCGATGCAACATTCATGAATTACCAACCGGCTTCTATTTCCGGTAAGAAATATGAAGACATTGCAGGCGATAGCGTAACGGCATCCGACCCGACTTTAAACGGTTGGGTGATTGAATTGTATAACGGTGAAACATTGGTTGCAAAAGATACAACCTCCGGCGATGGTGATTACATGTTCAGTAATCTCGCGCCCGGAACATATACAGTGAGTGAAGTATTACAGTCGGGATGGATTCAGACTATCCCCGCATCAGGTTCATACGCTGTGACGATTTCTTCCGGCTCGAATGTGAGCGGAAAAGATTTTGCTAACTTCAAACTCGGTTCTATCAGTGGAACGAAGTATCAGGACACCGATGGCGACTCGACCATTGATGCAGGCGAACCAACGCTTCAGGGTTGGCTCATTCAACTTTGGAACGGTAATTCACTCGTTGCGGAAGATTCATCCGATGCAAACGGTGAGTACAGTTTCGGTGGTTTAACAGCCGGAACGTATGATGTAAGTGAAGTTCAACCTTCAGATGATTGGTATCATACGATTCCTTCAACAGATTCATATACGTTGTCTGTGACAAGCGGAAGCGTTTATGCCGGAAAAGATTTTGCCAATGTTCAGTTTGGTACAGTCAGCGGTTACAAATTCCGTGACTACGACAGCACCGGGACGTTTGATGAAGTCTGCGAAGAATATCTTGCAGGACAGAAAATTGTTCTCGTCGGTTCCCATACTGCCCCTGAGACAACCGTGACGGATGAAAATGGAAACTTCTCATTCGACCCGGTACCGGCAGACAACTATACATTGAAAGAAGCAGGTGATTCATACTGGAGACAAACAAAACCGGCAAACGGAAATCCTTATTCATTCCAGTTATTAAGTAATGAAGATGAAAGCGGATATGTGTTCGGGAACTTCTTTATTCTTGATACAACAAAGTTCAGAACATTTACTGTTCGTGAATATAATAAATCAGCCGGTGCAAGACAGAAGAGCGGATTTGCGAAAAAACCGACCGGTGGAAACGTGCGGGATTCCGTCCATATAAATCGCGGGTTCGATTCACCCACAGGGTATATGCTTGCTGGTGTTGAACGTCCGGATAGTTCGCTCATTTATGGATGGTATTATTACAAATTAGATGCTTTACACCCGTACAAAGCAAGCGCGGCAAAGCATTGGTTGTATAATGATCAAAAACTCAAGTATGACAGTAGGAAACAAAAGCAGAAATATCCGACAGATTATATTACTGCGTACGGTGAAAACGTTGCTGAATCAGAAATAGGAAATGCATTGAACTACGGTCAAATTCTATTCCTTACATTCAAAACAAACATCGCGGCGAGCGACCTGGGCATCACAACACCCGGGTATGGCGAACTGGTGTATGCTTGTCCGAAGAATGCAGATTTCAGTGATAGCGTACTCGTCGGAAAGACATTGAGAGAGATTTCTCATTTCTATGACACGGTATTAACGATGGGACGAAAAATAGTCAAACTTAGTGCAAGTGTTTCCGATACAACCTATCGCTACGGGAGATCCTATTTACGGGTTCTCGATAGTGTGATGTTGCGACTGAATAAAGAATTCTCACAAGACCTTTCAAAGAGTCTTTCGACTACGAATGCTGTCGTTGATACAATTTCGACAAAGCCCTTGGCAGTAAAAGGAAGAAAATCATTGTACAAAGCATCGTACTTGCACAGCATACCGGAAGTCGCGTTCTCATTACAACGGTTCGAGCGAAAGTTCGGGCAGAGCGATGTTCAACCGCTTACGTATCGGTTAGAACAAAACTACCCGAATCCGTTCAACCCGATGACGATGATTCAATTCGAACTTGAGGTTCCGTCGAACGTGACGTTGAAGATATTTAATCTTCTCGGTCAGGAAATCGGTTCGTTGTTGAACAATCAGGAACTTGAAGAAGGACTTCAGGAAATCGAATTTGACGCGACAAGTCTCCCCACAGGCGTGTACTTCTATCGTCTCGAAGCGGAAGGACTTGATGCCGATGGTATCAAACATACCTTCAACAGCGTGAAGAAGATGATGTTGGTGCGGTAG
- a CDS encoding glycosyltransferase family 39 protein: protein MSNARQLPREKFSTAQWLAIFGGLLFFLLLRWHSFTMPFERDEGEYAYSAWLMQQNIMPYENSFLQKPPMIIYTYMLGQLFDGDSILPPRILATLSLVLTLLLTGLLVSREFNRWTGIVSVWLMAPMLTLPVLSPFAANTEVFMLLPLLGVLFCYSHRTWSNDGLLWFVAGVCSALAILFKPISITVCAFVFLVWFFESRRRNQHQTVHARSALFAIGGFVISSLVLLSPFLLHDSGKTFWECAVEYNWYFAQFATEGFGPAMFFLKEFFNNWWILILLLIFFLIRRPAKWWFSSSLLLISLLTIYKSAAGHYYFIVVPFLAIISALSLNSFFEQFKKYFSQHSALKKNIVLAVVIVLVTLPILPQYSKSSAEMIEWFYGTMNPFNEAGIVAEKVKALSTPDDVVFVAGSEPEIYFYAKRKSPTRFVIMYPLMLQSPFVLKYQQETIRDLQEHPPEVIVFSRSKNSWLTQKQSPKFILAYLNQLLKNEYEIKGGFDIQSKQWEDSLTTNQYQQSSLVVYKRKISTASPNNQ, encoded by the coding sequence GTGAGTAACGCCCGGCAACTTCCCCGCGAAAAATTTTCAACGGCGCAATGGCTTGCCATCTTCGGCGGACTTTTGTTCTTTTTGCTTCTTCGCTGGCACAGTTTCACAATGCCGTTCGAACGCGATGAAGGAGAATACGCATACTCCGCATGGCTGATGCAACAAAACATTATGCCGTATGAGAATTCGTTTCTCCAAAAACCGCCGATGATAATTTACACGTACATGCTCGGTCAGTTGTTCGATGGTGATTCAATTCTTCCGCCGAGAATTCTCGCGACACTCTCTTTAGTGCTTACGCTACTGCTCACCGGATTGCTCGTTTCCCGTGAATTCAACCGATGGACAGGAATTGTTTCGGTCTGGCTCATGGCTCCGATGCTTACGTTGCCTGTCCTTTCGCCCTTCGCCGCAAATACGGAAGTGTTTATGTTGCTTCCGTTGCTTGGCGTTTTGTTCTGTTATTCCCACAGAACATGGAGTAATGATGGACTGCTTTGGTTCGTCGCCGGAGTTTGCAGTGCGCTTGCAATTTTATTCAAACCGATTTCAATTACAGTTTGTGCGTTTGTTTTTCTTGTCTGGTTCTTTGAATCGCGCAGACGAAACCAACATCAAACTGTTCATGCTCGGTCTGCTCTCTTCGCTATTGGCGGATTTGTCATCTCCTCGCTCGTTTTGTTATCACCGTTTCTTCTGCATGATTCGGGAAAAACATTCTGGGAGTGTGCAGTGGAATATAACTGGTACTTTGCGCAGTTTGCCACTGAAGGATTCGGTCCGGCGATGTTCTTTCTCAAAGAGTTTTTCAATAACTGGTGGATTCTGATTCTGCTCTTGATTTTTTTTCTGATTCGTCGTCCGGCAAAGTGGTGGTTCTCTTCATCGCTCCTGTTGATTTCTTTGCTGACGATTTACAAAAGCGCGGCGGGACATTATTACTTTATCGTGGTCCCGTTTTTGGCAATCATCAGTGCGCTCTCGTTGAATTCATTCTTTGAACAGTTCAAAAAATATTTTTCACAGCATTCTGCTCTGAAAAAAAATATCGTTCTTGCTGTTGTCATCGTGCTGGTAACGCTGCCAATCCTTCCTCAATATTCCAAATCATCCGCAGAGATGATTGAATGGTTCTACGGTACGATGAATCCGTTCAACGAAGCGGGAATCGTTGCAGAAAAGGTGAAGGCGCTTTCCACGCCGGACGATGTTGTGTTTGTTGCCGGTTCCGAACCGGAGATTTATTTTTATGCCAAACGAAAAAGCCCGACACGGTTTGTCATCATGTATCCGCTGATGCTTCAATCTCCGTTTGTGTTGAAGTACCAGCAGGAAACGATACGGGATTTGCAGGAACATCCGCCGGAAGTGATTGTCTTTTCCCGTTCAAAAAACAGTTGGCTGACACAGAAGCAAAGTCCGAAATTCATCTTAGCGTATTTGAATCAATTGCTGAAGAATGAGTATGAAATAAAAGGCGGGTTCGATATTCAATCAAAGCAATGGGAAGATTCTCTGACGACAAATCAATATCAGCAGAGCAGTCTTGTGGTGTACAAGAGAAAAATATCTACTGCCTCCCCGAACAATCAGTGA
- a CDS encoding glycosyltransferase family 2 protein — MTENQPLSPQTTNPKVVVVFPAYHAEKTLEQTVNDVPKGLVYEMILVDDCSNDRTVEVATQLGMFVHRHERNKGYGGNQKTCYTLALERDADIVIMLHPDYQYDPKLIRYFVSYISEGYFDVMLGSRIRSRKEALAGGMPKYKYVANRLLSLFENIVSGQNLSEWHTGMRAYKREVLEQIDFMSNSDDFVFDSQVMFQIVAKGFRIGEIPVPVRYFPESSSINFRRSIRYGLGTVWTALKYFFSK; from the coding sequence ATGACTGAAAACCAACCGCTCTCTCCTCAAACAACGAATCCAAAAGTCGTTGTCGTTTTTCCTGCCTATCATGCCGAAAAAACACTTGAACAAACTGTCAACGATGTCCCGAAGGGACTTGTTTACGAAATGATTCTCGTGGATGATTGCAGTAATGACAGAACGGTCGAAGTTGCAACACAGTTGGGCATGTTCGTTCATCGTCACGAGCGGAACAAAGGTTACGGCGGTAATCAGAAAACATGTTACACGCTTGCTTTAGAGCGCGACGCCGATATTGTCATCATGCTTCATCCCGATTATCAATACGACCCGAAATTGATCCGGTATTTTGTCAGTTACATCTCGGAAGGATATTTCGATGTGATGTTGGGTTCGAGAATTCGTTCTCGCAAGGAAGCATTGGCTGGAGGGATGCCGAAATATAAATACGTCGCCAACCGTTTGCTTTCGTTGTTTGAAAATATCGTCAGTGGACAGAATCTTTCTGAATGGCATACAGGAATGAGAGCGTACAAACGCGAAGTGCTTGAACAAATTGACTTTATGAGCAACTCCGATGACTTCGTGTTCGATAGTCAGGTGATGTTTCAGATTGTTGCAAAGGGATTTCGCATTGGAGAAATTCCGGTTCCTGTAAGATACTTTCCGGAAAGTTCAAGCATCAATTTTCGGAGAAGTATCCGCTATGGACTTGGAACTGTGTGGACGGCATTAAAATATTTCTTCTCGAAATAA